From one Suricata suricatta isolate VVHF042 chromosome 8, meerkat_22Aug2017_6uvM2_HiC, whole genome shotgun sequence genomic stretch:
- the TAF13 gene encoding transcription initiation factor TFIID subunit 13 isoform X1, whose translation MADEEEDPTFEEENEEIGGGAEGGQGRRKRLFSKELRCMMYGFGDDQNPYTESVDILEDLVIEFITEMTHKAMSIGRQGRVQVEDIVFLIRKDPRKFARVKDLLTMNEELKRARKAFDEANYGS comes from the exons tttgaggaagaaaatgaagaaattggaGGAGGTGCAGAAGGAGGACAGGGTAGAAGGAAGAGACTTTTTTCTAAAGAAT TGCGATGTATGATGTATGGGTTTGGGGATGACCAGAATCCTTATACTGAGTCAGTGGATATTCTTGAAGACCTTGTCATAGAGTTCATCACTGAAatg ACTCACAAGGCGATGTCAATCGGAAGACAAGGTCGAGTACAAGTTGAAGATATCGTCTTCTTGATTCGAAAGGACCCAAGGAAGTTTGCTAGGGTTAAAGACTTGCTTACTATGAATGAAGAATTAAAACGGGCTAGAAAAGCATTTGATGAGGCGAACTATGGATCTTGA
- the TAF13 gene encoding transcription initiation factor TFIID subunit 13 isoform X2, translating into MRIHVDPICLELPRSVILLRVGMLTLKPVRCMMYGFGDDQNPYTESVDILEDLVIEFITEMTHKAMSIGRQGRVQVEDIVFLIRKDPRKFARVKDLLTMNEELKRARKAFDEANYGS; encoded by the exons ATGAGAATCCACGTGGATCCCATCTGCCTTGAACTACCACGAAGTGTAATACTGTTACGGGTGGGAATGTTGACGCTGAAGCCGG TGCGATGTATGATGTATGGGTTTGGGGATGACCAGAATCCTTATACTGAGTCAGTGGATATTCTTGAAGACCTTGTCATAGAGTTCATCACTGAAatg ACTCACAAGGCGATGTCAATCGGAAGACAAGGTCGAGTACAAGTTGAAGATATCGTCTTCTTGATTCGAAAGGACCCAAGGAAGTTTGCTAGGGTTAAAGACTTGCTTACTATGAATGAAGAATTAAAACGGGCTAGAAAAGCATTTGATGAGGCGAACTATGGATCTTGA